A part of Botrytis cinerea B05.10 chromosome 2, complete sequence genomic DNA contains:
- the Bcswa2 gene encoding Bcswa2 — MDDLNGLDWSSASNTEQNKVSPGTGNYYPTLRPTPSPAITGRNTPLSAQASGASKPFAQPKTKAPDSFSNLVSFGSSKTNTLTLQQQQAKLQEEKRKKEEEQRRQYDAQFGNTQFWDGLGNSGRNLAGLSPVPSPIPAITSQPSPSPFAPTTSPPPIGTGTGASADDDLFAAFNKDTKVDNSSHYPPPSTSSSRTHTPGFGTTKIPDLSNPQAWEQPTSSSGDFGDDDDPFGLGQLKQSTSVPVPVSNTTDDDDFLGDLGKPVEEVRRSTPAVPELREESSSEDEEPNDPWDKAVAELVDMGFTAEQSRRALTESGTGLDIQAAVGWILNDAHAQAKAKAQPKEPSQRNGSTSHGERRNVSSDGRKANPAWMREEGRSQSQQPRREDNRSPNNENDFSKTAAAVGSNIFKTANSFWKTSQKKIEKAVAEFQADADPSQPKWMREAAEREAVSEQRARRVKAEAEAAKSTPDVTDEALALESGSRPQPRKPKAATSDSGTSRDTSPSAARFPPERPTSNPRWQQTRPQSRPTPPPAAPRVRVNRQAIEEESAQAYVSSARRKKPTPQPTREPEPDLLFNSSQPKPSSTPAASRPTPKTTATSKPSTPVPSRPKAPPRTIPAISPIALKSSTQHRLEGKAHFDRGDYSAAHTSYTSSLSPLPQNHPITILLLAERSISSVKTGHPREAISDSDRAIEIIGTSRGQDEIIDLSTGAADDRKSMKEYWGKALTSKAEALEALEKWKEASDVWKLCIEGGVGGATAIQGRQRCDKALTPRPASRSVQKPRPRPSATASLAPTPDSDAVLRLRAANQAAEKADDEKLALVDKVEERVNKWREGKRDNLRALIGSMENVLWEGSGWKKVGLHELVVNSKVKINYMKAIGKCHPDKLPQDASQEVRMIAAMVFSTLNESWDSFKAQNGM, encoded by the exons ATGGATGATCTTAATGGTCTAGATTGGTCTTCGGCCTCGAACACGGAACAAAACAAAGTATCACCTGGCACAGGCAATTATTATCCCACGTTACGTCCAACCCCTTCGCCGGCGATCACTGGACGAAATACCCCTCTGTCTGCTCAAGCTTCGGGAGCTTCAAAACCATTTGCGCAGCCCAAAACGAAAGCTCCAGACAGCTTCTCGAACCTTGTATCTTTTGGGTCTTCGAAAACGAACACGTTGACATTACAACAACAGCAAGCAAAActacaagaagaaaagaggaagaaggaagaggaacaaCGCAGGCAATATGATGCGCAATTCGGAAACACACAATTTTGGGATGGATTGGGTAATTCGGGAAGGAACTTGGCCGGGTTGTCGCCAGTCCCTTCACCAATCCCTGCCATAACGAGCCAACCTTCCCCATCACCGTTTGCGCCAACTACGTCCCCTCCACCAATTGGAACTGGCACTGGTGCTTCCGCGGACGATGATCTTTTTGCGGCCTTCAACAAAGATACTAAAGTAGACAATTCAAGTCACTATCCACCACCTTCTACCTCTTCAAGTCGTACGCATACTCCAGGATTTGGCACAACTAAAATACCCGACTTAAGTAACCCGCAAGCCTGGGAGCAACCTACAAGTAGTTCGGGGGATTTTGGGGACGACGATGATCCGTTTGGATTGGGCCAATTGAAACAGTCAACCTCTGTGCCAGTACCCGTTTCAAATACAAcagacgatgatgatttcttgGGGGATTTGGGAAAGCCAGTGGAAGAAGTGAGGAGATCTACACCTGCTGTGCCAGAATTGCGCGAAGAATCAAGTTCTGAGGATGAAGAGCCTAATGACCCTTGGGATAAGGCTGTTGCCGAACTTGTGGATATGGGCTTCACGGCAGAACAATCGAGACGTGCTTTAACTGAAAGTGGCACTGGCCTTGATATACAAGCAGCTGTCGGGTGGATACTGAACGATGCGCATGCACAAGCCAAAGCAAAGGCACAGCCTAAAGAGCCTAGTCAACGGAATGGTTCCACTTCACATGGGGAAAGGAGGAATGTGTCAAGTGATGGGCGAAAAGCCAATCCGGCATGGATgcgagaagaaggaagatctCAATCACAGCAACCTCGAAGGGAGGATAATCGTTCACCAAATAACGAAAACGACTTTTCCAAAACTGCCGCTGCTGTTGGAAGCAATATTTTCAAGACTGCGAATTCTTTTTGGAAGACAtcccaaaagaaaattgagaaAGCAGTTGCCGAGTTCCAAGCGGATGCCGATCCCAGTCAACCGAAGTGGATGAGAGAAGCAGCAGAAAGAGAGGCTGTGTCTGAGCAACGTGCAAGACGGGTGAAAGCTGAAGCTGAAGCTGCTAAAAGCACTCCTGACGTCACAGATGAAGCTCTTGCATTAGAAAGTGGATCTAGACCTCAGCCAAGGAAACCGAAAGCAGCCACGTCTGATTCGGGCACTTCACGTGACACTTCTCCATCTGCTGCAAGATTCCCTCCCGAAAGGCCTACGTCTAACCCACGTTGGCAGCAAACACGACCCCAGAGTCGACCTACTCCACCTCCAGCGGCTCCTAGGGTACGAGTCAACAGGCAAGcaatagaagaagaaagtgcCCAGGCATACGTAAGCTCTGCTCGACGGAAAAAGCCCACTCCTCAACCCACACGAGAACCGGAGCCCGATCTTCTATTCAATTCATCACAGCCAAAGCCATCTTCCACGCCAGCAGCTTCTAGGCCAACGCCGAAAACGACAGCCACATCAAAACCTTCTACGCCAGTTCCTTCTAGACCAAAGGCTCCTCCACGTACCATTCCTGCTATTTCTCCCATTGCCCTGAAATCTTCTACACAACATCGTCTAGAAGGCAAAGCACATTTTGACCGTGGTGATTACTCAGCAGCCCATACATCTTACACCTCATCTCTCTCACCTTTACCTCAAAACCATCCAATAACTATCCTCTTACTTGCTGAACGATCTATTAGCTCGGTCAAAACTGGCCACCCACGTGAGGCCATCTCTGATTCTGATCGTGCTATCGAGATTATTGGAACTTCTCGTGGTCAAGATGAAATTATCGACTTGAGTACCGGTGCTGCAGATGACCGTAAATCTATGAAAGAATACTGGGGCAAAGCTTTGACAAGTAAAGCCGAAGCATTAGAAGCActtgagaaatggaaagaggCCAGTGATGTCTGGAAATTATGTATAGAGGGTGGTGTTGGTGGAGCAACAGCTATTCAAGGTCGTCAACGCTGCGATAAAGCTCTCACTCCTCGCCCGGCATCTCGTAGTGTTCAAAAACCTAGACCAAGACCCTCGGCTACAGCATCGTTAGCTCCAACTCCTGATTCAGATGCTGTTTTGCGTTTACGTGCTGCGAATCAAGCTGCTGAAAAGGCAGATGATGAGAAGTTGGCTCTCGTGGATAAGGTAGAGGAGAGAGTCAATAAGTGGAGGGAAGGAAAACGAGATAATTTAAGAGCGTTGATTGGGAGTATGGAAAATGTACTTTGGGAAGGAAGTGGCTGGAAAAAAGTCGGCTTGCATGAATTGGTTGTTAATTCAAAAGTTAAGATTAATTACATGAAGGCGATTGGGAAGTGTCATCCTGATAAG TTACCTCAAGATGCATCCCAAGAAGTAAGGATGATTGCCGCGATGGTCTTTTCGACATTGAATGAGAGTTGGGATAGTTTTAAAGCGCAGAATGGCATGTAA